The window ATACACTGGCTGCTGTGGAGAAAAAACACCTAAGTGCTACAGACAGCAAAAGAATAGAATGGTTACTACAGCCCCTGCAGGAGGTGCATACAGATGTAACATATGGAAGTAGCCCTGGCAGCTATGTAGTGAGTAGGGAGATAATCCTGGGTATGATGAGTCTGGCTGTATTCCTGGTGCTCATTGCCTGTGTGAACTATATTAACCTGGCAACAGCGCAGTCGCTGAAAAGGAGCCGTGAAGTAGGGGTTAGGAAGGTGCTGGGTGCCAGCCGCAGGCAGCTGTTTTTGCAGTACATAACAGAAACCTTTCTCATTAGCCTGGTGGCGGCTTTACTTTCCCTGCTGCTGGCTAAGTGTGTGATAGATCTGATCAACGGGGAGATTACCTACACCCAATACAATTTTAGCCTTAGCCTGGATCTGCTTTTATTCGGCACACTGCTACTGCTGTCTATTACCTTACTTTCCGGTGGCTACCCTGCTTTGGTCCTGTCGCGGCTGGCGCCTGTTCAGGTACTGAAAAGCAAAGCAGTTCCTGCCAGAAGAGGCTTTTCTCTGCGACAGTTGCTGATTGTTTTTCAATTTTCCGCTGTACAGCTATTAATTGCAGGCACCATCATTGTGGCCAGCCAAATGCATTATTTCCGGAGTACAGACATGGGCTATAACAAAGAAGCGGTGCTGACAGTGCCCTTTCCGGATACCAATGCAGATAAGCAGGAGGCTTTCCGGCAGCGCCTGATGCAAAATTCGGGCATTGAACGGCTAAGCTTTGCCTCCGGAACTCCTACGCCTTACGGAAGGAAGTATGGCACAAGCTTCAGATTAGCCCACGAGCCTGAAGACAGGATGAAACGTGCCGAATTGATGGTGGCTGACCAGGAATACCTTGCAGTCTATGAACTGGAGGTAGTGGCAGGGAACTGGGTAACAGAAGCTAATAAAACCGATGAATTCAATGGGTTTGTGGTAAACGAGGCCTTGGTCCGGATGCTGGGCGAAGACCCTGATGCCATCATTGGCAAGCAGCTGGTGATTAATGAGGGGCAGGCCCCGGTAATAGGTGTGGTGAAAGATTTCCATAACAATGGACTCCAGGAAGGAATATCACCCTGCGTGCACATGTATTGGGGTGCAGGTTTTCTGGATCAGGCTCATATACGTTTAGCCGGACATGCGGCGGACGGAGCCGGGCTTGGTGCAGCACTTTCAGCTGTGGAAGAATCCTGGAAGGTATTTTTTCCTGATGCTACCTTTGACTTTACCTTTGTGGATGATAGCCTGGCGCAGCATTATATACTGGAGAACATGGTATATAAAGTTTTCAGGGTTGCATCTGCCGTGGCCATATTCCTTGGTTGTCTGGGACTTTATGGTCTGGTTTCCTTTGTGGCCGTGCAGCGCACCAAAGAGGTGGGCATACGCAAAGTGCTGGGAGCTTCCTGGGCAAGCATTCTCCGGCTGCTTACCTGGGACTTTATTAAGCTGTTGCTGATTGCAGTAATTGTTGCCACACCAGTTGCCTGGTATCTAATGCAAAGCTGGCTCCAGGATTTTGCCAATCGCATTTCGCTGGAATGGTGGCATTTTTTCGGTGCGGGAGTCATTACCCTGTTCATTGCGCTGGCTACGGTTAGCTACCAGGCCATAAAAGCGGCCCGGGCCAACCCGGTAAAAAATCTAAGAACTGAATAGTAATTAACATCACCTAAACCCCTCTCACATGTTTCGTAATTACCTTAAAATAGCCTGGAGAAACCAGGTAAAAAATAAGACTTACTCGCTCATCAACATAGGTGGCATGGCTGTGGGAATGGCGGTGGCTTTGCTTATTGGTTTGTGGATCTGGGATGAACTGTCTTTTAATAAACACCATGAATATTACGACAGAATTGCCATTGTAGTACAGAACAATACAATTGATGGAGAAATAGAGACAAACGACTGGCAGGTGGCACCTTTGGGGAAAGAACTCCGCGACCACTATGGCAGCAACTTCAAACATGTAGTAACATCAAGTGTTCCTAACAGCCATATTTTATCAGTTGATGATCGAGCTGTCACTCAATACGGCAGCTTTATGGAGGCCGGTGCGCCTGAAATGTTCTCCTTAAAAATGAAGAAAGGAACCCACTCCGGCCTGCAGGACCTGAATGCGGTGTTGCTGTCACAATCGGCTGCCAAAGCTTTATTTGGTAATGTGGATCCTATGGGTAAAACCATCAAAATTGACAATAATCTGGATGTTCAGGTAAAAGGAGTTTATGAGGATTTTCCTGACAATTCAGAATTCAGAGGCCTACAGTTTATTGCTCCCTGGGACCTGCTGATAAGGAGTAAAAATTTAGTAGGTAACGAGAATTGGGTAAATAACTGGTGTTACATATATGTACAGCTAGCAGAGCATGTAGATATTCATAAAGCCTCTGCCGCCATTAAAGATGCAAAACTGAAAAAGGTGAGCGAGGGGAACAGAAGATTTAATCCTCAGCTTTTCCTGTTTCCGATGGAGAAGTGGCGCCTGTATGCAGGTTTTGAGGAGGGAGTTAATGTTGGGGGATACATCCGCTTTGTCTGGCTTTTCGGTGCCATTGGGGCTTTTGTTTTGTTGCTGGCCTGCATCAACTTCATGAATTTAAGTACGGCCCGGTCGCAAAAGCGGGCTAAAGAAATAGGTATCCGGAAGGTTATTGGATCAGGGCGGAACCAGCTCATCGGTCAATTCTTTGGTGAATCCCTTTTAGTGGCATTCATGGCTTTTTTGCTTTCACTGATCCTGGTGCAGCTTTCTCTGCCATGGTTTAATGAGGTGGCCGACAAAAAAATGGCCATATTATGGACAGAACCTTTATTTTGGCTTTGGTGCCTGGGCTTCACCATTTTAACCGGAATTATTGCCGGGGGGTATCCGGCGCTTTATTTGTCCTCTTTCAGGCCTGCACATGTTTTGAAAGGTGCATTCCGCCCCGGCCGTTTCTCTGCCCTTCCCCGAAAGGCCCTTGTTATTTTGCAGTTTACAGTATCTGTAACCTTCATTATTGCTACCATCATTGTGTATCAACAGATTCAGTACGCCAAAAACCGGCCAATAGGTTATAAGCGGGACGGGCTGCTTAGCATCCCTATTAAAACTGATGAGGTGCGCAATAACTTTAGTGCCTTCCGGAATGACTTAATGGCCAGCGGTGCCGTATTGGAAGTTGCCCTGTCGCAGAATGCAGTTACAGAAATAGAATCCACTAATTATGGCTTTCAGTGGAAAGGAAAAGCTCCGGGACTGGTTGACCAGTTTTCTACCATGACAGTAGATCAGGAATGGGGTAAAACAGTGGGCTGGAAAATAAAGGAGGGCCGTGATTTTTCTAAGGAATTCGCAACAGATTCTTCCGCCATTATCCTGAATGAAAAGGCTGTTAAATATATGGGTTTTGAAAATCCTGTAGGAGAAACAGTCAGGGCTTTCGGCCGGAATTACACGGTAATCGGGGTGGCGGAAGATTTGGTGATGCAGTCAGTTTATCATCCTGTAAATCAGACGATTTACTTCCTTAATACTTTCTATCAAAATAAAATCATCAACATCAGAATCGATCAGGCAGTAAGTGCAGGAAAAGCAGTAGCAGAAATTGGTGCGTTGTTCAAAAAGCATAATCCTGCTACGCCTTTTGAATACCATTTTGTCGAAGATGAGTTGGCTGCAAAATGGGCTTTTGAGGAGCGAATTGGTAAGCTGGCGGGCTTCTTCGCAGTACTTGCCATATTGATCAGCTGCCTGGGTTTGTTTGGGCTGGCGGCTTTTATGGCCGAGCAGCGCACCAAGGAAATTGGCATCCGAAAGGTGCTGGGTGCCAGCGTGCAGAACATTACCCTGCTCATCTCCAGGGATTTTGTAAAGCTGGTACTGCTTGCAATTGTAATTGCCATGCCCATAGCCTGGTATTTTATGGAAGGCTGGCTGCAGGATTTTGCCTACCGCATTAACATCAGCTGGTGGATCTTTGCAGCTGCCGGTTTGCTGGCCCTGGCCATAGCCCTGGCTACGGTAAGCTACCAGGCCATTAAAGCAGCCAGAATTAACCCGGTAAAGAACCTAAGAACTGAATGATTGAAGAAGATTATAATTGCTTACTGATGTACATGTACCCCCTTACAGAGTTGGCTTTAACCGAATGCACCCAGGCAGGTGGCAGTCTGCCGGTCATAGCAGCCTGCCGGAAATAAGCAGCCCACATCCATCATTTTTACGCTCCATCAAACCCAAGCACCATGTTCAGAAGTTATTTAAAATTTGCCTGGCGGAACATCCTTAGAAACAAAACTTTCTCGCTCATCAATATAGTTGGCCTAACAAGCGGGTTATGCTGTTTTCTACTGATTGCGCTCTACATAGTTGACGAAGCCACCTTTGATCGTTTTCATGAAAATAGGGACAATATATACCGCGTTGTAGAGCAGCGTACCAGCCCAGAAGGAAAAGAAAGCAGCTTGGGCAGCACAGCTTTCCAGCTTTCGGCAAGCGCCAAATCAGATTTTCAGGAAGTAAAGGAAACAGTAAGGCTTACGGTGCTTGGCAGGGTGAACGTAGGGACCCTCGAAAACAAAAATGTTTTTTACGAAGACTTCTGGATCAGCAATCCTGATTTTCTCCGGACTTTTGATTTTAAGCTGCAGCAGGGGAATAGGCTAACAGCCTTATCGGCCCCCCACACCGTGGTGGTTACAGAAAAAACTGCCCTGAAATTGTTCAATACCACTGCAGTAGTAGGCAAAAGCCTTACAGTAGAGCGTGACAGTACCCCTTACCTGATCACTGGTGTGCTGGAAAATTTTCCCGTTAATTCGCAATTCTCCTTTAACCTTCTTTTTTCTGAGCTGAGCATTACCACAGATGCCCGTTTTGAACAGTGGGTAAACAACGACTGGAGCTCCAATAATTTCTATACCTATTTGTTGCTTGATGAAAAAGCAAGTCCCCGTGCTGTGGAAGGCAAACTTAATAGTCTGGTAGCTGTAAACCGCCCTCCTGATGTTTCTGAAAAGAGCAGTTTTGTGCTCCAGCCCTTAAAAGAGATCCATTTTAATTCAGAGGGCATTGAAGGCAACATAGGCAAGACGGGTAATATTACTTATATCTACGTATTTTCTATTATAGCCCTGTTTGTGCTCCTGGTTGCCTGCATCAACTACATGAATTTAAGCACTGCGCTTTTTTCCAGGCGGGCTAAAGAAATAGGGGTTCGCAAAATATCCGGTGCCTCCCGCAGCAGACTGGCTGGCCAGTTCCTGGCAGAGTCATATCTGATGACCCTCCTCGCTTTCGTACTGGCGTTTCTGCTGATCAGGCTTTTGCTGCCTGCTTTTAATGCATTTACAGAGAAAGCATTAAACCTGGGGTTCGATACAGACTCTCGAATCTGGCTGGGATTGGTATTGGTTATTGTATTGGTGGGAGGCCTTTCAGGCTTATATCCGGCGGTATACCAATCGCGTTTAAAACCACTGGAGTTGTTTAAAAACAAGCTGCCGGTGGGCAAAGAAAACATTTCCATCCGCCGCTTCCTGGTGGTATTTCAGTTTGCGGTATCCATCATCATGATTTTAGCTACCCTGGTGGTGTACCTGCAGCTGCAATACATCGATACCAAGGATATGGGTTTCAATAAAAGCCAGCTGCTGGTTATTGATATCAACAGTGGTAAGGTAAGGCAGGGAGCCGAAACCATTAAAAATGAATTTGTGCGTCTGCCCCAGGTAAGTAGTGTATCGGTTAGCTCCCGGGTGCCTGGCGAATGGAAGAATTTACCAAAAGTAAAAGTAAAACAGGCCACTACACCAAGCCTGGCAGTGAGCGATATGTTTTTTCTGGCGGTAGATGACCAATTCCTGCCAACCTTTGAGATAGCGCTGCTGAAAGGCAGGAATTTTATTCCCGGCAGCTCTGCCGATTCTTCTTCCATCATGCTGAATGAAACGGCTGCCAGGGAGCTGGGGATCACAGAACCCTCCGAACAGCTCATTCAAATCCCGGCGGCTGTTTTTGGCGGCAGCCCAGAACCGCTATCAGAGCCATACCGGGCACGGGTGGTGGGAATTGTAAAGGATTTTAACTTCCAGTCCTTACGGGAGCCACTGGCGCCTATGGTGCTGGGCTACCAGAAGAACCCCGTGCACAGCATCGATTATTTTACCGTACGGGTTGCCCCCGGAGGTGTAGCTGCCACACTAAAACAGCTGGAAGCGGTAATGCAGCAGATAGATCAGCACCATCTCTTCGAATACCACTTCCTGGATAATCAGTGGGATATGTTTTACCGGGAAGATCAGATAAGAGAAACCATTTTTCTGATTGGTGCCGCGCTGGCCATTCTGATCGGCTGCCTGGGTTTGTTCGGGCTGGCTACTTTTGCTGCCGAGCAACGCCGGAAAGAGGTCGGGATCCGGAAGGTACTGGGCGCCAGCGTATCAAGCATTGTGCTGATGCTCTCGAAAGATTTTCTGAAGCTGGTGTTGCTGGCAGCCCTTATTGCCTTTCCGGTAGGCTGGTATGCCATGCACCAATGGTTGCAGGATTTTGCCTATCGCATCAGCCTCAGCTGGTGGATCTTCGGCCTGGCCGGTTTGGGTGCCCTGCTGATCGCATTTATCACAGTTAGTTTTAAAACTATAAAAGCAGCCCTGGCCAATCCGGTGAATAACCTCAGAACAGAGTAAATAAACCATGCTTCAGAACTACTTTAAAATCATAGGCCGGAATCTCTGGCGCAGCAGATCATTTGCTGCTATTAACATTTTTGGACTGGCGGTGGGGATGGCATGCTGCCTGCTCCTGTGGCTCTACATCCGCAGCGAATCTTCTTACGATCAGTACCATACAGCGGCCGGTGAATTATACCTGGTGAACAGCGAAGCTTTTGGATCGGGAGGAGCAGAAGAGTATCCCATGCTATCGGCACCCTATGCAGCGGCGCTTCAGGCAGAGTTTCCCGAGATAGCCCGGGTAACAAGGCTCCTGACCCATTCTAATGAAGATAAAACCCTGCTTCAGCACAGGGAGGCGGGTAAATCCATACAATCTTTTTATGAGACAAAAGGCTACCACGCAGATCCCCATTTTTTTGAGCTGTTTACCTACAGCTTTAAGGAAGGCAGTGCAAAAACAGCCTTACAGGAGCCCAATTCGCTGGTGCTTTCGGAAGGGGTGGCTTTAAAGATTTTTGGTGATGCTCCGGCACTGCACAAAACTATCCGCATCGGGGGCTCCACCGGCGGGGGCGAAGATTTTAAAGTAACAGGTGTTTACCGGGATGAAAGCAACAGATCGCACATTGACGCTAGTTTTTTTGTGCCTATCACGGCAGGATGGGTAGGAGACTGGCTGCGTTACCAGGAGCATAATTTCTCCAGCAATAACCTGTTCTATACTTATTTGCAGCTTCAGCCAGGAGCCGATGCCTCCAGGCTGGAGCAGAAGTTCCCCCTTTTTATGGAGAAGTACGCCCGCAAAGACCTGAAAGCAGCAGGCTTCGACAAGCGTATTTTCCTGATTCCGGTGGCAGTCCTGCACCTGTACGAGGGGCTCAATACCATTGTAAGTGCTACCAGCAGCAAAGCTTACCTGTACATGCTGGCCTCTATTGCCCTGTTTACCCTGGTGATTGCCTGTATTAATTTTATGAACCTGGCAACAGCCGGCTCTGCGAAAAGAGCAAAAGAGGTAGGCGTACGCAAGGTGCTGGGGGCCGGCAGAGGGGTATTGATCAGGCAGTTCCTGGGTGAGTCCATAATTATTTCGCTGCTGGCGCAGGCGGTAGCCCTGGTTGTTTTTTCCCTGGCGCTTCCAGCCTTTAATCAGCTAACGGGTAAAAACCTCGGTGTATCTGCTTTGCTGGAGTCGGAGGTAATGCTGGCAATCGGGCTGCTAACACTTATTACCGGACTGCTGGCAGGCAGCTATCCTGCCTTTTATTTATCTGCCTTTAGTCCTTCAAAAGTATTAAAGGGGGTGTTCACCAATTCCATGTCTGCGGTAGCCCTGCGGAAGGGGCTGGTGGTATTTCAGTTTGTAGTTTCTGTAGGGTTGGTGGCGGCAACTCTTATCATACAGCAGCAGATGGCCTACATCCGCAACAAACCGCTGGGTTTTACGAAGGATCAGCAGATTATTGTTCCCCTGCGCAGCGCTGAAGCACAAAAAGCATTCACCGCCCTTCGGCATGAAGTAGCGCAACACAAGCAGGTGAAGGGGGCTGCAGGCGCATTGTATTATCCGGGCATCAGTAATCCCAATTCATTCAGCCTCTACCGTCCGGACCAGACTGTCGAGGCTATTCAGCCTGTGCAGCCCAACTGGGTAGACCCCCATTTTCTGAAGGTAATGG of the Flammeovirgaceae bacterium 311 genome contains:
- a CDS encoding hypothetical protein (COG0577 ABC-type antimicrobial peptide transport system, permease component); amino-acid sequence: MRNLQRHRLYTLINVLGITLGFSAAVVIYIFLSAETNFDSFHSNSSATYRIVQQYHTSEGTQFWNTTAYPLAEALRQELPQATFAQAAGPMGSVISVQDGEQLRRFEEDKVLYADEHYLSVFDFSKVFSQQELWLAGSPGTAFDHPNAVVLTQATARRYFSGEHSPEELLGRTLRLNDKETLMVTGVIQDLPSNTSLSFEVLIPYAFFKSQHEYQANNWSGNYQGTTFVVLPEQLKEADILNTLAAVEKKHLSATDSKRIEWLLQPLQEVHTDVTYGSSPGSYVVSREIILGMMSLAVFLVLIACVNYINLATAQSLKRSREVGVRKVLGASRRQLFLQYITETFLISLVAALLSLLLAKCVIDLINGEITYTQYNFSLSLDLLLFGTLLLLSITLLSGGYPALVLSRLAPVQVLKSKAVPARRGFSLRQLLIVFQFSAVQLLIAGTIIVASQMHYFRSTDMGYNKEAVLTVPFPDTNADKQEAFRQRLMQNSGIERLSFASGTPTPYGRKYGTSFRLAHEPEDRMKRAELMVADQEYLAVYELEVVAGNWVTEANKTDEFNGFVVNEALVRMLGEDPDAIIGKQLVINEGQAPVIGVVKDFHNNGLQEGISPCVHMYWGAGFLDQAHIRLAGHAADGAGLGAALSAVEESWKVFFPDATFDFTFVDDSLAQHYILENMVYKVFRVASAVAIFLGCLGLYGLVSFVAVQRTKEVGIRKVLGASWASILRLLTWDFIKLLLIAVIVATPVAWYLMQSWLQDFANRISLEWWHFFGAGVITLFIALATVSYQAIKAARANPVKNLRTE
- a CDS encoding hypothetical protein (COG0577 ABC-type antimicrobial peptide transport system, permease component), with product MFRNYLKIAWRNQVKNKTYSLINIGGMAVGMAVALLIGLWIWDELSFNKHHEYYDRIAIVVQNNTIDGEIETNDWQVAPLGKELRDHYGSNFKHVVTSSVPNSHILSVDDRAVTQYGSFMEAGAPEMFSLKMKKGTHSGLQDLNAVLLSQSAAKALFGNVDPMGKTIKIDNNLDVQVKGVYEDFPDNSEFRGLQFIAPWDLLIRSKNLVGNENWVNNWCYIYVQLAEHVDIHKASAAIKDAKLKKVSEGNRRFNPQLFLFPMEKWRLYAGFEEGVNVGGYIRFVWLFGAIGAFVLLLACINFMNLSTARSQKRAKEIGIRKVIGSGRNQLIGQFFGESLLVAFMAFLLSLILVQLSLPWFNEVADKKMAILWTEPLFWLWCLGFTILTGIIAGGYPALYLSSFRPAHVLKGAFRPGRFSALPRKALVILQFTVSVTFIIATIIVYQQIQYAKNRPIGYKRDGLLSIPIKTDEVRNNFSAFRNDLMASGAVLEVALSQNAVTEIESTNYGFQWKGKAPGLVDQFSTMTVDQEWGKTVGWKIKEGRDFSKEFATDSSAIILNEKAVKYMGFENPVGETVRAFGRNYTVIGVAEDLVMQSVYHPVNQTIYFLNTFYQNKIINIRIDQAVSAGKAVAEIGALFKKHNPATPFEYHFVEDELAAKWAFEERIGKLAGFFAVLAILISCLGLFGLAAFMAEQRTKEIGIRKVLGASVQNITLLISRDFVKLVLLAIVIAMPIAWYFMEGWLQDFAYRINISWWIFAAAGLLALAIALATVSYQAIKAARINPVKNLRTE
- a CDS encoding hypothetical protein (COG0577 ABC-type antimicrobial peptide transport system, permease component); the encoded protein is MLQNYFKIIGRNLWRSRSFAAINIFGLAVGMACCLLLWLYIRSESSYDQYHTAAGELYLVNSEAFGSGGAEEYPMLSAPYAAALQAEFPEIARVTRLLTHSNEDKTLLQHREAGKSIQSFYETKGYHADPHFFELFTYSFKEGSAKTALQEPNSLVLSEGVALKIFGDAPALHKTIRIGGSTGGGEDFKVTGVYRDESNRSHIDASFFVPITAGWVGDWLRYQEHNFSSNNLFYTYLQLQPGADASRLEQKFPLFMEKYARKDLKAAGFDKRIFLIPVAVLHLYEGLNTIVSATSSKAYLYMLASIALFTLVIACINFMNLATAGSAKRAKEVGVRKVLGAGRGVLIRQFLGESIIISLLAQAVALVVFSLALPAFNQLTGKNLGVSALLESEVMLAIGLLTLITGLLAGSYPAFYLSAFSPSKVLKGVFTNSMSAVALRKGLVVFQFVVSVGLVAATLIIQQQMAYIRNKPLGFTKDQQIIVPLRSAEAQKAFTALRHEVAQHKQVKGAAGALYYPGISNPNSFSLYRPDQTVEAIQPVQPNWVDPHFLKVMDFQLLKGRLFSPQFPADTNNRVVVNEAALRAFSIPLEDAVGYKLQYDEQGGTQSVEIVGVVKDFHFQDLHHPIQPYAFMLNRNTGFNYLIAHAEGNQVGEVLAFMEQKWQEAGPDEPFEFSFLDEDFQRNYSAEERVSGIIGYFTLISIVISCLGLFGLAAFAAQLRRKEIGIRKVLGASVSGVVAMLSKDFIKLILIAIFIATPLVWVAMNRWLQDFAYKIEIQWWMFGLAGAAALLIALCTISYWAIKAATANPVKNLRTE
- a CDS encoding antimicrobial peptide ABC transporter permease (COG0577 ABC-type antimicrobial peptide transport system, permease component), encoding MFRSYLKFAWRNILRNKTFSLINIVGLTSGLCCFLLIALYIVDEATFDRFHENRDNIYRVVEQRTSPEGKESSLGSTAFQLSASAKSDFQEVKETVRLTVLGRVNVGTLENKNVFYEDFWISNPDFLRTFDFKLQQGNRLTALSAPHTVVVTEKTALKLFNTTAVVGKSLTVERDSTPYLITGVLENFPVNSQFSFNLLFSELSITTDARFEQWVNNDWSSNNFYTYLLLDEKASPRAVEGKLNSLVAVNRPPDVSEKSSFVLQPLKEIHFNSEGIEGNIGKTGNITYIYVFSIIALFVLLVACINYMNLSTALFSRRAKEIGVRKISGASRSRLAGQFLAESYLMTLLAFVLAFLLIRLLLPAFNAFTEKALNLGFDTDSRIWLGLVLVIVLVGGLSGLYPAVYQSRLKPLELFKNKLPVGKENISIRRFLVVFQFAVSIIMILATLVVYLQLQYIDTKDMGFNKSQLLVIDINSGKVRQGAETIKNEFVRLPQVSSVSVSSRVPGEWKNLPKVKVKQATTPSLAVSDMFFLAVDDQFLPTFEIALLKGRNFIPGSSADSSSIMLNETAARELGITEPSEQLIQIPAAVFGGSPEPLSEPYRARVVGIVKDFNFQSLREPLAPMVLGYQKNPVHSIDYFTVRVAPGGVAATLKQLEAVMQQIDQHHLFEYHFLDNQWDMFYREDQIRETIFLIGAALAILIGCLGLFGLATFAAEQRRKEVGIRKVLGASVSSIVLMLSKDFLKLVLLAALIAFPVGWYAMHQWLQDFAYRISLSWWIFGLAGLGALLIAFITVSFKTIKAALANPVNNLRTE